CCCGCTCCGGGCGCAAGGTGAGGCTGCGGTCCGACTGATCGATGTCATCGTCCAGCGGCAACTCCGGACGCAGGTCCGGCGGCGTCGTGGCAATGGTTGCCTCGAACGGGTTGGTCAAGGGATAGCCATAACTGGCGGCGTCGATATCGACCGCCAGTGCGGACGCACTCAATATAAGGCCGCCAAACAGGGCGGCGAAGCGCAAGGATCGGAGCATGACTAAATCCCTTAGAAAAGGTGCCGAATTAAGTTCGCAGGCTATGACCACCGGATTTGTGCCTAAGTGCCACGCATCGGCACCAAACAGGCCTAATTTCGAAGTAATAGTAGCTGGACGATACACTTTGCAGTGATTGAATGACTAGTTAACTGTTGTTAGCGCTTGCGTAAGGCTGTCGGGGGATTAAGCTGGCCGCCGTTTTTCGCTTTTTGGAGTGCTCCATGTCCCGCCGTTTGCCCGTGATTCTGCTGCTCGTTTTGCTGCCGTTATGGCTGGCCGCCAGTTATGGCGCGCGTTATGGCTTCATGGAAGATGCGCAGTGGGTCGGCATCTGCGTAGATGACGCAAGTCGCTGGGAATGTCAGGTGCGCTCGAACCTGGGGCTGATGATTCACTTCCAGGTGTTGGGCTGGGGTGCGTTGGCGGCTGCCGTGATCGGCTTTTTGCTGCCGGGCCGGGCAGGGTGGTGGCTGGCGGTGTTGGCGCTGGTGTTCGGGTTTCCGGCGCTGGCGTTGTATAACACGACGATGGCAGTGTTTGCGGTAGTGATTGCGGGGTTGCGGTTGGTCAGGGCGCCTCGTAGCGCCTGATAGTCAGCTTTCGCGAGCAGGCTCGCACATTTGATCTACGTCGCACAGGGATTGCGTTCACTGAAGATCTACTGTGGAGCGAGCCTGCTCGCGATGGGCCATTAACTTCGCTGAACGGTTAAGCCTTGCGAATTCGAAGGCAGCGCCACAACGCAACAACCATCAATACACTCACCAGCGCCCATCCCCAGGCCTGCTGATTCTGCAAACCTTCACGAAACAGCTGCGGCGCAACGCTGGCGCCGATGATGAAGGTCAACAGGGCGATCTCCCGGCGCGGCACACTCACCGGACGGCACAGGTAAACGAGCGCTGGCACGATGAACGCGACGCTCGGGAAGCTACGGTAACGCGGGTCGAATACCAGCTCCAGCATCGTCACCGCTGCGGCAAAACCTGCCACTGCGAGGATCCAGCCCGCTCGACGCTCCAGCACGTTGAATGCCCATCCACGCCAACCGGTACGAGGGCTCAACGTCAGCGCTGCATGGGCCAGTACCAACACATTCAACGCGGTCAGCAATGCGACCCACAGCCACTCACTAGCAAAACGTGTGGTAACCCGTGCCAGATCGCCCCATGCACCGATCGAGCAAGCGGCCAGTGCGCCCAGCAGTGGCAGCACCAGCGCAGCGCGAGTGCTGCGTACACGTCCACCGAGAATCAGTGTGCCAAGGAAGATAAACCCGCCAACCACCAGCCACTGCGACCAGTACGGCACGTTCGACACCGGGCCGGCCAGCACGCCCTTGTCCTGACGATCGGCATCGAACAGCCCCCAGTAACCACCGACCGCACCCTCGCTGGCGCGTTTCCACGGTTGGTCGAAGGCTTCGATGAGGTTGTAGTGCCAGCCTTGCTGTTCGGCCATGGCGACAAAACCGCGAATGAATTTCGCTTCATTGACCCGACTCGGCAGCGCCGTTTCACGCTGGCGGCCTTCGCTCGGCCAGCCGGTTTCACCAATCATCACGTCCTTGGGCGCGAATTTATTACCGAACACTTGGCGCACTTCGGCCACATGATGCAGCGCGGCGTCGATGTTCGACGGATCATCTTCCCAGTACGGCAGCAAATGGATGGTCAGGAAATCCACGGCCGGTGCGATTTCCGGATGCTTGAGCCAAAACTCCCAGACGTCGGCATAAGTGACAGGTTGTTTGACCTGGCTTTTGACTTTGTTAATGAGCTTCGCCAGTTGCGCGCCAGTAACTTCCTTGCGCAACAGGGTTTCGTTGCCGACGATGACGGCGGTGACCACATCCGGGTTGGCGTTGGCCGAGGCGATCAGCAGGTCCACTTCCTTCTCAGTGTCCACCGGGTTGCTGTTGACCCAGGAACCAATCATCAGCTTCAAGCCGTGCTTACGCGCCAGTTCAGGCAGCGCGCCGAGGCCGGTCATAGAGTAAGTGCGGATGCACTCGAAGCTTTTGGACAGCAACGCAAGATCGGCGTCCATGCGCTCGGGACGCAAATTGAACGGTACGTCGAACGGCGACTGGTCCTTGTCGAACGGAGTGTAAGAGGCGCATTGCAACTTGTGCGTCGCGCTGGCGGCGTCCGGCAGAATCACCGGTTTACCGAGGCCGTACCAAAAGCCGCCGAGGGCAAACAGCCCCAGCAGGCAGGCGAATAGATAAGCAAAAAAAGGGAAGCGGGACGTCGCGGGCATGGTCAGGCCGTCTGGGAGCAAAGCGGCGCATGTTACCTGCATTTGCCCCGCGCTTGGTGCCTTGCATGATTTTGACATGCAAAGTTCGGGCGGATCGGCCGGTGCGTTGGCGCTGTCGCTGACTCATGGCGTTCTGATGTCGTTTCTCGATGCCTTGAGGTCGTTGGCAGAGCAGGTCTCCATGGGCGTCAGGTTGATTATCGGAGGCGTCAGTACCCTCGTTGATATCGCGCTGATGATCGATCGAGTTTGCGGGTGGGGCGCGATGGGGGCGCTGTGCACCATAACTATACGTTGACGCGACTCGGCATCCGTCGAGCGCAGCACTTTCGGGGAAGTAACGATGAAGATGCGACGACTTTTAGGCGCAGGTGCCGCTCTGGTGCTTGCGATTGGCTCCACATTCGCCAATGCCGAAAACAAAACCCTGAGCATCGGTTACGTTGACGGCTGGTCCGACAGCGTGGCGACCACTCATGTGGCCGCTGAAGTAATCAAGCAGAAGCTGGGTTATGACGTGAAGCTGCAAGCCGTCGCCACCGGGATCATGTGGCAGGGCGTGGCTACCGGCAAACTCGACGCCATGCTGTCGGCCTGGCTGCCGGTGACCCACGGCGATTACTGGGCCAAGAACAAGGATCAGGTCGTCGACTACGGCCCGAATTTCAAGGATGCCAAGATCGGCTTGATCGTTCCGGATTACGTGAAGGCCAAGTCGCTTGAAGACCTGAAAACCGACGACAGCTTCAAGAAACGCATTGTCGGCATCGACGCCGGTTCAGGCGTAATGCTCAAGACCGAGCAGGCAATCAAGGATTACGACCTGACCGGTTATCAACTCAAGGCCAGTTCCGGCGCCGGCATGATTGCCGAGCTGACCCGTGCCGAGAAGAAAAACGAATCCATTGCTGTCACCGGTTGGGTGCCGCACTGGATGTTCGCCAAGTGGAAGCTGCGCTTCCTCGAAGACCCGAAAGGCGTATATGGCGCGGCTGAAACCGTGAACAGCATCGGTAGCAAAGAGCTGGCGACCAAGGCACCGGAAGTGGCCAAGTTCCTGAAGAACTTCCAGTGGGCTTCCAAAGACGAAATCGGCGAGGTCATGCTGGCGATCCAGGAAGGCGCCAAGCCTGATGCAGCGGCGAAGGATTGGGTAGCCAAACACCCGGAGCGCGTGGCTGACTGGATCAAGTAATTACATAGAGCACGCTTGACCCTGTGGGAGCGAGCCTGCTCGCGAAGCGGTCTGTCAGTTGACCAAGATGTCGACTGACCTGACGGCTTCGCGAGCAGGCTCGCTCCCGCATTTATTTATTCTTGCTGGATTTTGGCAAATACGTCATGTCGTTCTAATACTAAGGTCGTCTGGAACCTGCCCCGCAGCCGCATACAGTGGATACGTTCCAACTAAATCTGTGCTGCGAGGATAAAAACAATGAACGACAGCATTTACCTCTCGATTCAAAACAGCCCGCGCTTCAAGGAGCTGGTTAGCAAGAGGGAACGATTCGCCTGGATTCTTTCGGCGATCATGCTAGGGCTTTACTCCGGATTCATCCTTTTGATTGCTTACGGGCCGCATGTACTGGGGGCGAAAATCAGCCCTGAGTCATCGATTACCTGGGGCATTCCGATCGGTGTCGGGCTGATTGTTTCGGCTTTCATACTGACCGGTATTTACGTGCGACGCGCCAATGGCGAGTTCGACGACCTGAACAATGCGATTCTCAAGGAGGCTCAGCAATGATCCGGCGTCTAATGGCTCTTCTGAGCATCGCAGCCTTCGCACCGGGCGCCTGGGCGGCTGACGCCCTGACCGGCGCCGTACAGAAACAACCGCTCAACGTGTCCGCGATTCTGATGTTCGTCGCATTCGTTGGCGCGACCCTGTGCATCACCTATTGGGCGTCCAAGAAAAACAAGTCGGCCTCCGACTACTATGCGGCGGGCGGCAAGATCACCGGTTTCCAGAACGGTCTGGCGATTGCCGGTGACTATATGTCCGCGGCGTCCTTCCTGGGTATTTCCGCGCTGGTGTTCACCTCTGGCTACGATGGCCTGATCTACTCGATCGGCTTCCTGGTGGGCTGGCCGATCATTCTGTTCCTGATCGCTGAGCGCCTGCGTAACCTGGGTAAATACACCTTTGCCGACGTGGCGTCCTATCGCCTCGGGCAAACCCAGATCCGCTCGCTGTCCGCTTGCGGTTCGCTGGTGGTGGTGGCGTTCTACCTGATCGCGCAAATGGTTGGTGCGGGTAAGCTGATCCAGTTGCTGTTCGGTCTCGACTACCACGTAGCGGTGATCCTGGTCGGTATCCTCATGTGCATGTACGTGCTCTTCGGCGGCATGCTGGCAACCACCTGGGTACAGATCATCAAGGCTGTCCTGCTGCTGTCCGGCGCTTCGTTCATGGCGCTGATGGTGATGAAGCACGTCAACTTCGACTTCAACATGCTGTTCTCCGAGGCGATCAAGGTTCACCCGAAAGGTGAAGCGATCATGAGCCCGGGCGGTCTGGTGAAAGATCCGATCTCGGCGTTCTCCCTGGGTCTGGCGCTGATGTTCGGTACCGCTGGCCTGCCGCACATTCTGATGCGCTTCTTCACCGTAAGTGACGCAAAAGAAGCTCGCAAGAGCGTGCTGTACGCAACCGGCTTCATTGGTTACTTCTATATCCTGACCTTCATCATCGGCTTCGGCGCGATTCTGCTGGTCAGCACCAACCCGGCTTTCAAAGATGCGGCTGGCGCGCTGTTGGGCGGTAACAACATGGCGGCGGTGCACCTGGCCAACGCGGTCGGTGGCAGTATCTTCCTGGGCTTCATCTCGGCGGTAGCGTTCGCGACCATCCTGGCGGTGGTTGCCGGTCTGACCCTGGCCGGTGCTTCGGCGGTGTCCCACGACCTGTACGCCAGCGTGATCAAGAAGGGCAAGGCTAACGAGAAGGACGAGATTCGCGTCTCGAAAATCACCACCATCGCTCTGGCGGTGTTGGCGATCGGCCTGGGCATCCTGTTCGAAAGCCAGAACATCGCGTTCATGGTGGGCCTGGCATTCTCCATCGCGGCGAGCTGCAACTTCCCGGTTCTGCTGCTTTCCATGTACTGGAAAAAGTTGACCACTCGCGGTGCGATGATCGGTGGCTGGATGGGGTTGATCAGTGCTGTGGGCCTGATGATCCTTGGCCCAACCATCTGGGTGCAGATCCTGCATCACGAGAAGGCTATCTTCCCGTATGAGTACCCGGCGCTGTTCTCGATGATCATTGCTTTTGTCGGGATCTGGTTCTTCTCGGTAACTGACAAGTCCACTGCTGCGGACAATGAGCGGGCGCTGTTCTTCCCGCAATTCGTTCGCTCGCAGACAGGTCTGGGTGCCAGTGGGGCGGTTTCGCACTAAGGCTTCGGATTTGGTTATGTAAATTGCGGTAAACAGAAATGCCCTGGTCGAGAGACCGGGGCATTTTTTTTGTTCGCTGATCGCCCTGTATCTGAAAAGGGTGTGGCGCGGCGATCCGAATTGGCCGTGAAGGTGGCCTGGCGGCCTACTTGCGATTACGGATGTACCCAATCCCTGTAGGAGCTGGCCTGCCAGCGATGGCGGTGTGTCAGGTGGCGCATGAACGCCTGAAGCGACGCAATCGCTGGCAGTTCAGCTCCTACAGGGGAAATGCGTACAAGCTCCCGACCATGTTGGCCGATAGGCCGCCTCGCGGTGTTTCGAGAGGTCAGGCACAAACAAAAACGGCCTCTATATAAATAGAGGCCGTTTCCGATGCAACCCAGACGTTATCGCAAGACAAGTCTTACTTGCGGTCTTCCAGCTTGGTGATGTCGCGCGACTCGTAGCCGGTGTACAGCTGGCGAGGACGGCCAATCTTGTAAGGGCTGGAGAGCATTTCTTTCCAGTGGGAGATCCAGCCAACGGTCCGCGCCAGGGCGAAGATCACGGTGAACATGCTGGTTGGAATGCCGATCGCCTTGAGGATGATCCCCGAGTAGAAGTCGACGTTCGGGTACAGCGAGCGTTCGATGAAGTACGGGTCGGTCAGGGCGATCTCTTCCAGGCGCATGGCCAGTTCGAGTTGCGGATCGTTGTTGATGCCCAGTTCTTTCAGTACTTCGTCGCAGGTCTGCTTCATGACCGTTGCGCGCGGATCGCGGTTTTTATAAACGCGGTGACCGAAGCCCATCAGTTTGAACGGATCGTTCTTGTCCTTGGCCTTGGCGATGTACTTGTCGATGTTGGAAACATCGCCAATTTCATCGAGCATGGTCAGAACGGCTTCGTTCGCGCCGCCGTGGGCAGGGCCCCACAGTGCAGCGATGCCGGCGGCGATACAGGCGAACGGGTTGGCACCCGAAGAGCCCGCCAGACGAACGGTTGAAGTCGATGCGTTCTGCTCGTGGTCGGCGTGGAGGATGAAAATCCGGTCCATGGCCTTGGCGAGCACCGGGCTGATCGGTTTGATCTCGCACGGCGTGTTGAACATCATGTGCAGGAAGTTTTCCGCGTACGTCAGGTCGTTGCGCGGGTACATCATGGGTTGGCCCATGGAGTACTTGTAAACCATCGCTGCCAGGGTCGGCATCTTGGCAACCAGGCGGATCGCGGAGATTTCGCGATGCTGCGGGTTATTGATGTCGAGGGAGTCGTGGTAAAAGGCCGAGAGGGCACCGACTACGCCGCACATGACGGCCATCGGGTGGGCGTCGCGACGGAAGCCGTTGAAGAAGGTCTTCAACTGCTCGTGAACCATGGTGTGGTTTTTCACGGTGCTGACGAACTGGGCCTTCTGCTCTGCGGTCGGCAATTCGCCGTTGAGCAGCAGATAGCAGGTTTCCAGATAGTCCGACTTTTCAGCCAGCTGTTCGATCGGGTAACCGCGGTGCAACAAGATGCCGTTGTCACCGTCAATATAGGTGATCTTCGACTCGCAGGAAGCGGTCGACATGAAACCAGGGTCAAAGGTGAAGCGGCCCGTGGCCGTCAGACCCCGAACATCGATAACATCGGGACCAACGGTGCCGGTTAAAATGGGCAGCTCGACGGGGGCTGCGCCCTCGATGATCAACTGCGCTTTTTTGTCAGCCATGTGGCCTCCTATTTATGCTTGAAATCATCAGACAGACCCCCCACGCAGGGCCCGCACCACTATAGTGAGATAAATTCGAATGTCAATTTGCCTAAAGTCTTGCTCCAGAAGGCTTTAACCGCACTTTTTTCTCGAAATTGCCTGCCGTTTACGCCTTTTATGTCAGTTGTGCAATCAGCTGTTTGGGTGAGGTCTTTGCGTTGTCATTAGTAGCCTAACTGTCTATACTCGGCAGCCGACCGCCAAGGGCTTTTGGGCTTGCTTTATTGGGGGTCGCCTCCCTGGGTGGTGGTTACCTGACCAGTGCACTCCCCAACAACTTTGCCCTGATTGTTAGGGGCTCTTCAGTGTGAAAAAAAAGCCGTGAAAAGCCAACGACCTGTAAACCTAGACCTAAGGACCATCAA
The Pseudomonas sp. MYb327 DNA segment above includes these coding regions:
- a CDS encoding beta (1-6) glucans synthase, with translation MQVTCAALLPDGLTMPATSRFPFFAYLFACLLGLFALGGFWYGLGKPVILPDAASATHKLQCASYTPFDKDQSPFDVPFNLRPERMDADLALLSKSFECIRTYSMTGLGALPELARKHGLKLMIGSWVNSNPVDTEKEVDLLIASANANPDVVTAVIVGNETLLRKEVTGAQLAKLINKVKSQVKQPVTYADVWEFWLKHPEIAPAVDFLTIHLLPYWEDDPSNIDAALHHVAEVRQVFGNKFAPKDVMIGETGWPSEGRQRETALPSRVNEAKFIRGFVAMAEQQGWHYNLIEAFDQPWKRASEGAVGGYWGLFDADRQDKGVLAGPVSNVPYWSQWLVVGGFIFLGTLILGGRVRSTRAALVLPLLGALAACSIGAWGDLARVTTRFASEWLWVALLTALNVLVLAHAALTLSPRTGWRGWAFNVLERRAGWILAVAGFAAAVTMLELVFDPRYRSFPSVAFIVPALVYLCRPVSVPRREIALLTFIIGASVAPQLFREGLQNQQAWGWALVSVLMVVALWRCLRIRKA
- a CDS encoding glycine betaine ABC transporter substrate-binding protein, with the translated sequence MKMRRLLGAGAALVLAIGSTFANAENKTLSIGYVDGWSDSVATTHVAAEVIKQKLGYDVKLQAVATGIMWQGVATGKLDAMLSAWLPVTHGDYWAKNKDQVVDYGPNFKDAKIGLIVPDYVKAKSLEDLKTDDSFKKRIVGIDAGSGVMLKTEQAIKDYDLTGYQLKASSGAGMIAELTRAEKKNESIAVTGWVPHWMFAKWKLRFLEDPKGVYGAAETVNSIGSKELATKAPEVAKFLKNFQWASKDEIGEVMLAIQEGAKPDAAAKDWVAKHPERVADWIK
- a CDS encoding DUF485 domain-containing protein, with the protein product MNDSIYLSIQNSPRFKELVSKRERFAWILSAIMLGLYSGFILLIAYGPHVLGAKISPESSITWGIPIGVGLIVSAFILTGIYVRRANGEFDDLNNAILKEAQQ
- a CDS encoding cation acetate symporter; the encoded protein is MIRRLMALLSIAAFAPGAWAADALTGAVQKQPLNVSAILMFVAFVGATLCITYWASKKNKSASDYYAAGGKITGFQNGLAIAGDYMSAASFLGISALVFTSGYDGLIYSIGFLVGWPIILFLIAERLRNLGKYTFADVASYRLGQTQIRSLSACGSLVVVAFYLIAQMVGAGKLIQLLFGLDYHVAVILVGILMCMYVLFGGMLATTWVQIIKAVLLLSGASFMALMVMKHVNFDFNMLFSEAIKVHPKGEAIMSPGGLVKDPISAFSLGLALMFGTAGLPHILMRFFTVSDAKEARKSVLYATGFIGYFYILTFIIGFGAILLVSTNPAFKDAAGALLGGNNMAAVHLANAVGGSIFLGFISAVAFATILAVVAGLTLAGASAVSHDLYASVIKKGKANEKDEIRVSKITTIALAVLAIGLGILFESQNIAFMVGLAFSIAASCNFPVLLLSMYWKKLTTRGAMIGGWMGLISAVGLMILGPTIWVQILHHEKAIFPYEYPALFSMIIAFVGIWFFSVTDKSTAADNERALFFPQFVRSQTGLGASGAVSH
- the gltA gene encoding citrate synthase → MADKKAQLIIEGAAPVELPILTGTVGPDVIDVRGLTATGRFTFDPGFMSTASCESKITYIDGDNGILLHRGYPIEQLAEKSDYLETCYLLLNGELPTAEQKAQFVSTVKNHTMVHEQLKTFFNGFRRDAHPMAVMCGVVGALSAFYHDSLDINNPQHREISAIRLVAKMPTLAAMVYKYSMGQPMMYPRNDLTYAENFLHMMFNTPCEIKPISPVLAKAMDRIFILHADHEQNASTSTVRLAGSSGANPFACIAAGIAALWGPAHGGANEAVLTMLDEIGDVSNIDKYIAKAKDKNDPFKLMGFGHRVYKNRDPRATVMKQTCDEVLKELGINNDPQLELAMRLEEIALTDPYFIERSLYPNVDFYSGIILKAIGIPTSMFTVIFALARTVGWISHWKEMLSSPYKIGRPRQLYTGYESRDITKLEDRK